The Candidatus Binatia bacterium genome has a segment encoding these proteins:
- a CDS encoding bacillithiol biosynthesis deacetylase BshB1, translating to STLGYEACFMAGLKKLDIEGEPHRPFKIIYASLYFDVRPTFVVDISDQFEARFASLMAYKSQYTDQQEGTGLFPQQAEIRDRVEIMAKFYGLLAGVKYAEPFVQKEVGLIEDVTAIPVQSL from the coding sequence TCCACGCTCGGCTACGAAGCCTGTTTCATGGCTGGACTGAAGAAGCTCGATATCGAAGGCGAGCCGCACCGGCCGTTCAAGATCATCTACGCCAGCCTCTATTTCGACGTGCGCCCCACGTTCGTCGTGGACATCAGCGACCAGTTCGAAGCGCGCTTCGCCTCCCTGATGGCCTACAAGTCCCAATACACGGACCAGCAGGAAGGCACCGGCCTTTTCCCGCAGCAGGCGGAAATCCGCGACCGCGTGGAAATCATGGCGAAGTTTTACGGTTTGCTCGCCGGGGTTAAATACGCGGAGCCGTTCGTCCAGAAAGAAGTCGGGTTGATCGAGGACGTGACGGCGATCCCGGTGCAGTCTCTCTAA